In one window of Natator depressus isolate rNatDep1 chromosome 12, rNatDep2.hap1, whole genome shotgun sequence DNA:
- the LOC141996485 gene encoding metallothionein-like gives MDPQDCLCATGGSCTCADSCKCKNCRCTSCKKSCCSCCPAGCNNCAKGCVCKDPATSKCSCCS, from the exons ATGGATCCCCAGGACTGTCTTTGTGCTACCG GTGGCTCCTGTACCTGTGCTGACTCCTGCAAATGCAAGAATTGCAGGTGCACCTCTTGCAAAAAGA GTTGTTGCTCCTGTTGCCCAGCTGGATGCAATAATTGTGCCAAGGGCTGTGTCTGCAAAGATCCAGCAACCAGTAAATGCAGCTGCTGTTCTTAA